In Oreochromis niloticus isolate F11D_XX linkage group LG5, O_niloticus_UMD_NMBU, whole genome shotgun sequence, a single window of DNA contains:
- the LOC100696155 gene encoding mitochondrial import receptor subunit TOM34: MPPKQKSKCWAELKQVGKTGQYGEATNLYSQAIKALEKNSKRNPEDLAILYSNRAASYLKDGNCGECVKDCNMSLELSQFNVKSLLRRAAAYEALERYRQAYVDYKTALQIDCNIAAAHDGTNRMTKALTETDGPSWREKLPPIPTVPLSVKEKLAQMSAGNATQPSPTPQQNGTTQTKKPAPSDKEIKKAQALKEEGNALVKKGEHKKAIEKYSQSLKHNPTEVTTYTNRALCYLSVKQYRDAIRDCDEALVIDSNNVKALYRRAQAHKELKVRARVFIIALQLLIPTQRNQTLVSKVSAGFQGKRQNKKHFLP; the protein is encoded by the exons ATGCCACCAAAACAGAAGTCCAAGTGCTGGGCTGAGCTGAAACAAGTTGGCAAGACAGGCCAATACGGCGAGGCCACAAATCTCTACAGTCAGGCAATCAAAGCGCTGGAGAAGAACA gtAAAAGGAATCCAGAGGATTTGGCCATTTTGTATTCAAACCGTGCAGCCAGCTACTTGAAGGATGGCAACTGTGGGGAATGTGTGAAAGACTGCAATAT GTCTCTGGAGTTATCTCAGTTCAATGTGAAGTCTCTGCTTCGTCGTGCTGCTGCCTACGAAGCTCTGGAGCGTTATAGGCAGGCTTACGTAGACTACAAAACTGCTCTACAGATTGACTGCAACATAGCAGCAGCTCACGATGGCACCAACAG GATGACAAAGGCACTCACAGAGACAGACGGTCCGTCATGGAGAGAAAAGCTTCCTCCCATTCCCACAGTTCCTCTGTCTGTGAAGGAGAAACTTGCCCAGATGTCTGCAGGCAACGCCACCCAACCAAGCCCAACACCTCAGCAGAATGGCACAacgcaaacaaaaaaacctg CTCCCAGTGATAAAGAGATAAAGAAAGCTCAGGCCTTAAAAGAAGAAGGCAATGCTTTGGTGAAGAAAGGGGAGCACAAGAAGGCCATAGAGAAGTACAGCCAGAGCCTCAAACACAACCCTACAGAAGTCACCACCTACACCAACCG GGCGCTGTGCTACCTGTCAGTGAAGCAGTACAGAGACGCCATCAGAGACTGTGACGAGGCGCTGGTGATTGACAGCAACAATGTCAAGGCTCTCTATAGGAGGGCTCAGGCTCACAAGGAACTCAAGGTAAGAGCACGAGTCTTCATCATCGCGCTCCAGCTTCTGATTCCCACACAGCGCAATCAGACGTTAGTTTCAAAAGTGTCTGCAGGTTTTCAAGGTAAGCgacaaaataaaaagcatttccTGCCTTGA